In Fundulus heteroclitus isolate FHET01 unplaced genomic scaffold, MU-UCD_Fhet_4.1 scaffold_111, whole genome shotgun sequence, the following are encoded in one genomic region:
- the LOC105924766 gene encoding uncharacterized protein LOC105924766 isoform X1, translating into MCFQRPAYAQIESAARNLLTLLTATVQTPGQNQQAQVENQGPSPSQELPLRQANVQQEMTKSFPGLLRQERTSGKRRFPAPLRICSPAPTKTTNLQFFLLPRPMTRTPEGSQELKMLMAGLGKRLISLAEHGSHAEISAALQAEYPKLETLAGGWMFYKAAGGSGQRKLTLIPPESEVYTVKLLKTASSNGRHVIFIIPLQEEINTEPLPANAPEFSKMPKSQCKTCGEILPLQVLALHIESCTKAMEDCEEESDEAAEPRDDHEDQEVSFVNSVHNNKSTETVCPICQGEYPADVIEMHASGCSERPSTVDVPPFDRTMDDAILEALPGPSSQATSFQNHPASYEGSSDTGNKTEDWKIIPNQDRAAWLYRETVLNMHRSGKPLYLHIDLRTSSSEQDFAFVTFYKASSVEWANPLQCRLEGDPALGEGVNRFVVSRVMQRLKDGFNMNFGNACVTRLFDGEPDHLVPSSSAFLVESDLFLMAGRMIGHCFLQGGPPLTGLSPAIVHILCGGTPETAVIGINDCPDIDLREKITLLEGSSELSADEKEKVDSLCLAWDLPLMTSGNRRWLFERLLHHAVIGRVLRQIKQIRKGLKETCLWTLIRERPDAAQIIFPRESSAVLTPESILDRIRWPTMTDDNDDDDDCSVEEKSRVTGYLRQFIQNASTDELKALIKFWVGCEAPTQSLNVEISHSSLPRASTCFETLRLPSHYKEFEKFKKDLMASVNTHDTGFGLV; encoded by the exons aTGTGTTTCCAGAGACCGGCGTATGCTCAGATTGAGTCTGCAGCAAGGAATTTGCTGACACTTTTAACAGCAACAGTTCAGACTCCAGGCCAGAATCAGCAAGCTCAGGTTGAAAATCAGGGTCCATCTCCAAGTCAGGAACTACCACTGAGACAGGCTAATGTCCAGCAAGAGATGACAAA GTCTTTTCCTGGTCTTCTCAGACAAGAAAGGACGAGTGGAAAACGGAGATTTCCTGCACCACTCAGAATTTGTTCACCAGCCCCCACAAAGACCACAAATCTCCAATTTTTTTTGCTACCAAGACCCATGACCAGAACTCCAGAAGGGTCCCAGGAGCTCAAGATGTTAATGGCAGGCCTAGGTAAACGCCTGATATCGCTGGCTGAGCACGGCAGTCATGCAGAG atttcagcaGCCCTTCAAGCTGAATACCCTAAACTGGAGACCTTGGCTGGTGGATGGATGTTTTACAAGGCAGCAG GAGGAAGTGGCCAGAGAAAACTTACTTTAATCCCACCCGAGTCTGAAGTCTATACTGTCAAACTTCTAAAGACTGCATCCAGTAATGGAAGACACGTGATTTTCATCATTCCACTTCAAGAAGAAATCAACACAGAGCCACTACCTGCTAATGCTCCAGAGTTCAGCAAAATGCCAAAATCTCAATGCAAAACCTGTGGGGAAATTTTACCTCTACAAGTTCTTGCTCTGCATATTGAGTCCTGTACCAAAGCAATGGAAGACTGTGAAGAA gaatCTGATGAGGCTGCTGAACCAAGAGATGACCATGAGGACCAGGAAGTGTCTTTTGTTAACAGCGTTCATAACAACAAAT ccacCGAAACAGTATGTCCTATATGCCAAGGAGAATACCCTGCTGATGTCATTGAGATGCATGCAAGTGGCTGCAGTGAAAG GCCATCAACTGTGGACGTACCTCCATTTGACAGAACAATGGATGATGCAATATTAGAAGCACTACCTGGTCCATCTTCACAGGCTACATCATTTCAAAATCATCCAGCAAGTTATGAAGGATCTTCTGATACTGGCAACAAAACAGAGG ATTGGAAGATAATACCCAACCAGGACAGGGCTGCTTGGCTGTACAGAGAGACAGTGCTTAACATGCACAGATCAGGGAAGCCACTGTATTTGCATATTGACCTCAGAACGTCCAGCTCAGAACAAGACTTtgcatttgttacattttacaaaGCATCCAGTGTTGAGTGGGCAAATCCTTTGCAATGCAGACTTGAAG GTGACCCTGCACTCGGGGAGGGTGTGAACCGCTTCGTGGTATCCAGAGTCATGCAGAGGCTGAAAGATGGTTTCAACATGAATTTTG GAAATGCTTGTGTAACAAGGCTATTTGATGGAGAACCGGACCACCTTGTGCCTTCCTCCTCTGCATTTCTGGTTGAGAGTGACCTATTTCTAATGGCAGGCAGAATGATTGGCCATTGCTTTTTGCAAGGCGGGCCTCCACTGACAGGCCTTAGTCCTGCTATTGTCCACATTTTGTGTGGAGGGACACCTGAAACTGCAGTCATTGGGATCAATGACTGCCCAGACATTGATCTGAGAGAGAAAATTACATTG CTTGAAGGGAGTTCTGAACTCTCCGCTGATGAAAAGGAGAAAGTTGACTCTCTGTGTCTAGCATGGGATCTCCCTCTGATGACAAGTGGCAACCGAAGATGGCTCTTTGAAAGGCTTCTGCATCATGCT GTAATTGGACGAGTTTTGAGGCAAATTAAGCAAATAAGAAAGGGCCTCAAAGAGACCTGTCTGTGGACCCTGATCCGTGAACGTCCAGATGCGGCTCAAATTATCTTCCCACGGGAGTCAAGTGCTGTGTTGACCCCAGAG aGCATTCTGGATCGCATCAGATGGCCAACCATGACTGACGACAACGATGACGATGACGATTGCAGTGTGGAAGAGAAAAGCCGTGTCACGGGGTATCTTCGTCAGTTCATTCAAAATG CATCCACGGATGAACTGAAGGCCCTCATAAAGTTCTGGGTTGGATGCGAGGCTCCTACACAAAGTCTCAACGTGGAAATTAGTCACAGTAGTCTACCCAGGGCATCAACGTGCTTCGAGACACTCCGGCTTCCATCACACTacaaagaatttgaaaaattcaaGAAAGACTTGATGGCGTCTGTAAATACACATGACACgggatttgggcttgtttaa
- the LOC105924766 gene encoding uncharacterized protein LOC105924766 isoform X2 → MTRTPEGSQELKMLMAGLGKRLISLAEHGSHAEISAALQAEYPKLETLAGGWMFYKAAGGSGQRKLTLIPPESEVYTVKLLKTASSNGRHVIFIIPLQEEINTEPLPANAPEFSKMPKSQCKTCGEILPLQVLALHIESCTKAMEDCEEESDEAAEPRDDHEDQEVSFVNSVHNNKSTETVCPICQGEYPADVIEMHASGCSERPSTVDVPPFDRTMDDAILEALPGPSSQATSFQNHPASYEGSSDTGNKTEDWKIIPNQDRAAWLYRETVLNMHRSGKPLYLHIDLRTSSSEQDFAFVTFYKASSVEWANPLQCRLEGDPALGEGVNRFVVSRVMQRLKDGFNMNFGNACVTRLFDGEPDHLVPSSSAFLVESDLFLMAGRMIGHCFLQGGPPLTGLSPAIVHILCGGTPETAVIGINDCPDIDLREKITLLEGSSELSADEKEKVDSLCLAWDLPLMTSGNRRWLFERLLHHAVIGRVLRQIKQIRKGLKETCLWTLIRERPDAAQIIFPRESSAVLTPESILDRIRWPTMTDDNDDDDDCSVEEKSRVTGYLRQFIQNASTDELKALIKFWVGCEAPTQSLNVEISHSSLPRASTCFETLRLPSHYKEFEKFKKDLMASVNTHDTGFGLV, encoded by the exons ATGACCAGAACTCCAGAAGGGTCCCAGGAGCTCAAGATGTTAATGGCAGGCCTAGGTAAACGCCTGATATCGCTGGCTGAGCACGGCAGTCATGCAGAG atttcagcaGCCCTTCAAGCTGAATACCCTAAACTGGAGACCTTGGCTGGTGGATGGATGTTTTACAAGGCAGCAG GAGGAAGTGGCCAGAGAAAACTTACTTTAATCCCACCCGAGTCTGAAGTCTATACTGTCAAACTTCTAAAGACTGCATCCAGTAATGGAAGACACGTGATTTTCATCATTCCACTTCAAGAAGAAATCAACACAGAGCCACTACCTGCTAATGCTCCAGAGTTCAGCAAAATGCCAAAATCTCAATGCAAAACCTGTGGGGAAATTTTACCTCTACAAGTTCTTGCTCTGCATATTGAGTCCTGTACCAAAGCAATGGAAGACTGTGAAGAA gaatCTGATGAGGCTGCTGAACCAAGAGATGACCATGAGGACCAGGAAGTGTCTTTTGTTAACAGCGTTCATAACAACAAAT ccacCGAAACAGTATGTCCTATATGCCAAGGAGAATACCCTGCTGATGTCATTGAGATGCATGCAAGTGGCTGCAGTGAAAG GCCATCAACTGTGGACGTACCTCCATTTGACAGAACAATGGATGATGCAATATTAGAAGCACTACCTGGTCCATCTTCACAGGCTACATCATTTCAAAATCATCCAGCAAGTTATGAAGGATCTTCTGATACTGGCAACAAAACAGAGG ATTGGAAGATAATACCCAACCAGGACAGGGCTGCTTGGCTGTACAGAGAGACAGTGCTTAACATGCACAGATCAGGGAAGCCACTGTATTTGCATATTGACCTCAGAACGTCCAGCTCAGAACAAGACTTtgcatttgttacattttacaaaGCATCCAGTGTTGAGTGGGCAAATCCTTTGCAATGCAGACTTGAAG GTGACCCTGCACTCGGGGAGGGTGTGAACCGCTTCGTGGTATCCAGAGTCATGCAGAGGCTGAAAGATGGTTTCAACATGAATTTTG GAAATGCTTGTGTAACAAGGCTATTTGATGGAGAACCGGACCACCTTGTGCCTTCCTCCTCTGCATTTCTGGTTGAGAGTGACCTATTTCTAATGGCAGGCAGAATGATTGGCCATTGCTTTTTGCAAGGCGGGCCTCCACTGACAGGCCTTAGTCCTGCTATTGTCCACATTTTGTGTGGAGGGACACCTGAAACTGCAGTCATTGGGATCAATGACTGCCCAGACATTGATCTGAGAGAGAAAATTACATTG CTTGAAGGGAGTTCTGAACTCTCCGCTGATGAAAAGGAGAAAGTTGACTCTCTGTGTCTAGCATGGGATCTCCCTCTGATGACAAGTGGCAACCGAAGATGGCTCTTTGAAAGGCTTCTGCATCATGCT GTAATTGGACGAGTTTTGAGGCAAATTAAGCAAATAAGAAAGGGCCTCAAAGAGACCTGTCTGTGGACCCTGATCCGTGAACGTCCAGATGCGGCTCAAATTATCTTCCCACGGGAGTCAAGTGCTGTGTTGACCCCAGAG aGCATTCTGGATCGCATCAGATGGCCAACCATGACTGACGACAACGATGACGATGACGATTGCAGTGTGGAAGAGAAAAGCCGTGTCACGGGGTATCTTCGTCAGTTCATTCAAAATG CATCCACGGATGAACTGAAGGCCCTCATAAAGTTCTGGGTTGGATGCGAGGCTCCTACACAAAGTCTCAACGTGGAAATTAGTCACAGTAGTCTACCCAGGGCATCAACGTGCTTCGAGACACTCCGGCTTCCATCACACTacaaagaatttgaaaaattcaaGAAAGACTTGATGGCGTCTGTAAATACACATGACACgggatttgggcttgtttaa